TAGGTTATTCTTTTGTAAACCTTCCATAATTACTTCAGAGAAGCGTACTACGGCATTTTTAAATACAAACTGGCCGTTCATATAAGGATAGTAAGGTATATCCTCTTGCGGATTAGCCTCTATAAGCTCAGGAACCCATTGCTCTGTACTTGGCCCTTTAAGGGAAAGCTCTAGTGCATGCTCGCCTTCACTATGTAAGTGAGAAGAGAGAACACCTTTGCTATTGTCCTCTTCACGAGAAAGTACCGCGGCACCTGCACCGTCACCAAATATGACAGACACACTACGGCCACGAGTAGTAAAGTCAAGACCTCCACTATGATTTTCTGAACCTATGACAAGTACATTTTTATACATGCCAGATTTAATAAATTGATCTGCTGTTGCAAGGGCATATATAAAACCAGAACACTGGTTACGCACATCTAGTGCAGGAACCGTCTCCATACCCATCAAGTGTTGTACTTGAACACCACATCCAGGGAAGTAATAGTCTGGACTAAGCGTTGCAAAAACAATCATGTCGATATCCTTGTTTGTCAAGCCTGCACGTTCTATTGCGATTTCGGCAGCTTTTACACCCATTTTGGCAGTAGAGTTGCCATCACCCTTTTTTATATGTCTTCTTTCTTTTATACCTGTACGTTCTTGGATCCATTCATCATTAGTATCCATCAGTTTTGATAGATCATCATTTGTTACGACGTTTTCGGGAACGTATTTACCAAGACCGGTAATTTTAGAATTATACATAGTGTGTGATGTGTGTTTGAAAGAGGGTTTTGTGAGTAGATACGCTTTCGCGAAAGCGTACTAATCAATTTCTCGGGTGTAAAGATACTTTTTTACACGGCGGAGATAAAGCGTAAATGTGTCAATTGCTATGCACGCATAGTTTAATGACATGAGGACATAAAAAAGAGCGCCCGACTAAAAGCGCTCTTTTAAAAAACAACCTAACCAATAAAGTACCACAAAGATTGCGGTACACTTATTACCATTTATGCTACAGAGTCTGTAGCGATATAATTTTTAAAATTATTGACCTTAATTTGTGCCTTTAAGTCATGCATCAAATTATAAAGTCCAAAAAATGTTCTGTTTATATACAAGAAGTGCTTACTTCCTCTATTTCCATTCATTTTGCGTATTTCTGTATCCTTACTGTACTTCTCACTCAGCACTGCTATTTGATCAAAAAAGGTACTGTCTCTAAAATCAAAATCTTCTTGTTGCATGGGTTGTGTAAACAAACTCAACATCTCGTGGAAGAGTGCAGAAAAGAATGTTACAGTATCTGCATCATCATCTTTTCTCAGTATTTCTAGCTGATATAGTTTCTCTTCAAAAACAGCAGGATTATTAATATTTGCAGGCTCTGCTAGTTCGAAATAAGGAATGTAAAAGTCCTCTGGAACATGTTTAATACATCCAAAATCTATTGCGATAAGATTATTATCATTATCTACCATAAAATTCCCAGGATGCGGATCTGCATGTATACGTTTGAGCACATGCATTTGATACATGTAAAAATCCCATAATGCTTGTCCTAATTTATTGGCAGCTTCTTGACTAGTATTATGTGCTACAAATTCGCTTAAGTGCTCGCCATCCATCCAGTCCATAGTAAGGATGCGCTCGCTTGATAACTCTTCGTAATACTTAGGAAAAGTAAGATTAGGTATTGCTGCACAGTCTTCAGTCATGGCAATACTTTGAGCAAGCTCAAGGTTATAATCTGTTTCCTCAAGAAGCTTGTCTTCTATCTCTTTAAAGAACTTTTCTTTTCCTTCACCTTGAAGGTTAAACATCTTTTTTGCAATGGGTTTTACTAATGCCAGATCACTACTGATACTGTCTGCGACTCCTGGATATTGGATTTTCACAGCAAGTTTTTTCCCATTTAATGTCGCTTGGTGAACTTGGCCTATACTGGCCGCGTTCACACTTTGAGCCGCAAACGTATCAAATAGATCTTCTGGATATTTACCTAAATATTTTTTAAATGTCTTACGCACTAAGGGTGCAGAAAGTGGGGGAACTGAAAATTGTGATAAAGAAAATTTCTCTACATATGCTTTAGGCATAATATTTTTCTCCATGCTAAGCATTTGTGCTACCTTAAGTGCACTACCTTTTAAACTCTTTAAGCCGTCATAAATATCCTCAGCATTATCTTCATTGAGTTGATCCTTTGTTAAGGAAGGATTAACCACTTTCTTGCCATAATACTTGGCATAATTTGCGCCTACTTTTACGCCAGTGGTAACGAGCTTAGAGGCTCTCTGGAGTTTATTAGTAGGTATGTGGTCTATTGTTTTCATATATGGAACCCCAAGAGGGATGTGTATTAAAATTTATTATTTAAGAACTTAGTCTTTATGATTTTGAGCCAAAGTTTTCTTTGAACAAGAACTTGCCAAAATCAATAATACTTTCTAAAGGTGTAGTCTCAAAAATGTCGAAAATTGCATTGACAGATTTTTCAATAGCTACATCTGTCTTCTCAAATCCTGGAGAGTTATCACTCATCCAATATTTTAATAAGAATAAGAATTGTACCCATGCTCCTTCGCTAAATAAACGAACAGGATTTTTTGTAATCTTATAGTTCTTATCGTCATTGCCAGCTTCAATAAGGTTTGATGCATATGAAGTGAGATGTCCTCTCAACTCCTTGAGCTGACTCATATTCTTAAGCATGTTTTTGTGCTTGTCTAGAGAAAATAACACATAACTTCTATTTGCTGTGAGCAACTCAAACATCGTAAAGAAGTAAGAAAGCATCTTTTCCTTATTTGGATAGCTGTCATAATCACTGTCCATATGTAGCACAGCTACGGTATTGGTGTGAAAAGCATTCCAAATGCCAGCTTTAAGGTTATCAAAAGATCCAAAGAATTGATAGAATTCTGATTCGTCAATTTTTAGGTCTTTGCAAAATTTATATATAGTCTTTGGCTCCTCTCCATGTTCTAATACATAATCCATATATGCAGAGATAATCATGGTAGAAGTAACTGCTTTCTTTTTGGCAGTTGTTTTTTTAGTCGGTGTCTTTGTAGTTGCCATAATACTTGTTGTTTGATGTAAAGATACATTATGTTTATCGTTGTTGCGATTTGATTAAACAAAAGTTAAGTTAAAATTATTTCAAATTATATGAAACTCTATGACTGTAACAGAGATGCATATTTGACGCTATAGATATATAGGAGAATGTTAGAAGTACGCTTTCGCGAAAGCGTAACAACATTATACACGCATCTGTCTCAAAATATCAAGCTGCATATGCCTAGCTGTGACACCTTGTCATACTTTCTCTAGTGGCATACTCCTTGTCTATTTGTGTTTGTTGAAAATTAATAACACTTAAATACATATATAATGAGTAAAATAATAGGAATTGACTTGGGTACTACCAACTCGTGCGTTGCTGTAATGGAAGGTAACGAACCAACGGTAATCCCTAATGCAGAAGGTAAGAGAACTACACCATCTGTAATCGCTTTTGTAGAAGGCGGTGAGATTAAGGTGGGAGACCCTGCAAAAAGACAGGCTGTAACAAACCCTACAAAGACGGTTGCTTCTATCAAGCGTTTTATGGGAAACAAGTACAGCGATAGTACTAAAGAAGCAGATCGTAGTGCTTACAATGTTGTAAAAGGTGATAATGACACTCCACGTGTTGATATTGATGGACGTTTATACACGCCACAAGAGCTTAGTGCAATGGTTCTTCAAAAAATGAAGAAAACTGCCGAAGATTACTTAGGACAAGATGTAACTCGTGCGGTAATTACTGTACCTGCTTATTTTAATGATAGTCAGCGTCAAGCTACTAAAGAAGCTGGAGAAATCGCAGGTCTTAAAGTAGAGCGTATCATAAACGAGCCTACTGCAGCAGCACTAGCTTACGGACTTGATAAGAAAGATACAGATCAAAAAATCGTTGTATTTGACTTTGGAGGAGGAACGCATGATGTTTCTATCCTTGAGTTAGGTGACGGAGTTTTTGAAGTATTATCTACAGATGGTGATACGCACTTAGGTGGGGATGACGTAGATCAAAAAATTATCGATTGGCTTGCAGATGAGTTTAAGGCTGAGGAAGACATGGACCTTCGTAAAGATCCTATGGCACTACAGAGACTTAAAGAAGCAGCTGAGAAAGCAAAAATTGAGCTTTCATCATCTACATCTACAGAGGTAAACTTACCTTATGTTACTGCAACAGCATCTGGACCTAAGCACTTAGTACGTACATTAAGCCGTGCAAAGTTTGAGGCACTTATTGATGATTTAGTAAAAAGAACTATCGAGCCTTGTCAAACAGCACTTAAGGCTGCTGGATTAAGCACAGGTGATATAGATGAAATTATATTAGTAGGAGGATCTACTCGTATTCCTGCAGTACAGGCAGCGGTAGAAAAATTCTTTGGTAAAGCACCATCAAAAGGAGTAAATCCTGATGAGGTTGTAGCTGTAGGAGCTGCTATCCAAGGAGGTGTACTTACTGGAGACGTAAAAGATGTTTTACTTCTTGATGTAACTCCACTTTCATTAGGTATTGAAACAATGGGTAATGTATTTACAAAGCTTATTGAGTCTAACACTACAATCCCTACTAAAAAGTCACAAGTATTCTCTACAGCGGCAGATAACCAACCAAGTGTTGATATCCACGTACTACAAGGAGAAAGACCAATGGCTGCAGATAACAATACAATAGGACGCTTCCAACTTACAGATATTCCACCAGCACAGCGTGGAGTACCTCAAATTGAAGTTGTTTTTGATATTGATGCAAACGGAATCATTAAAGTTTCTGCAATAGATAAGGCTACTGGAAAATCTCAAGATATTCGTATCGAGGCATCTTCTGGACTTTCTGAAGAAGAAATTGCAAAAATGAAAGCAGAGGCAGAAGCAAATGCTGAATCTGATGCAAAAGCAAAAGAAACTGCAGACAAAATCAATGAAGCAGATGGTATGATTTTCCAAACGGAAAAGCAACTAACTGAATTTGGCGATAAATTATCTGATGATAAGAAGAAGCCTATCGAGGATGCACTTGCAGAATTGAAAGCAGCTTATGAAACGAAGTCTGTAGATGCTATTACTCCGGCGCTTGATAAAATCAACGAAGCTTGGAAAGTAGCCTCTGAAGAAATGTACAAAGCACAAGCAGAAGGAGCTGGACAACCAGGACCTGATGTACAAGCTGGAGGAGATGCAGGAGCAGATACCGCTAGTGATGTGGAAGACGTAGACTTCGAAGAAGTTAAGTAGCCTGTGCTGAGCGAAGTCGAAGTATAGATTTTGAGGAAGTGAAGTAATCATTTTCGCGAAAGCGGAATTATTTGCGACGTATGATTTAATATCCCATACATCTTCAAATCAATAATAGAAAAGTCTCACAACGTATGTTGTGAGACTTTTTTTATGTCTTTTGTCTAACTGTATTTATACTATAGTTTGGAGCTTATCTAATTCTTATGTTCTTACAATTAAATTTGAAGTGATATTTTAGGTGTTTTCCATAGGGTAATGTCCATATTTACAGCGAATTACTGTCAAATTATTCTATATTTATGATGTGAGGCGAAGATGGGTATTTTGTAATTAACTGACAATCAGTAGTACCGAAGTAGTATAACGAGAGTAATGTGTATTTCGTCGATATTAATTAACATAAAATTAGGTTTGTATAAGCGGTCTGATTTATCTTCGTTGCACCTTAATCCAACTTAACTATGGGGAAATTATACCTTTTTCTTACTTTATTGTTATGCTCTACGGTAACGGCTTTTAGTCAGTGTGCCGAGGTAGAGACATTTACTGTGTGCGACATGACTGTTGTAGATGGTAACGGTGATTCAATTCCAGATGGAATCATAAATCTCTATGAAGAGTTTTCTGCAATTACCGGAACAACAATCACTCCTGCAGATGGGATGTGGTTTGATCCTAACTTTAATTTTGCGCTTGATGTTGTAACAGGAGACTTGTTTTTATGGGATCTTGATAGCTCATCTGAAGATATTGCAGATTATCAATTTGAGTTTCTTAATGGAGCTACAGGATGTCCAGATGATGTGCAGTTTTTATTTAATGTAGTTTTAGGACCTTACTCAGGAACAGCAGCAAGTACTACTGGAGGTGGAGTGAATCTTCAGGTGTGTCAAACGCGTGATCGCACATGTCCTCAACCTACTTTAATTGATCTTTATGAAACTCTTTTGTCTAACCCATCGCCACATTTAAATGGTACTTGGGAATATTTAGGTTCTAGTTCTAATTTTATAGCTATTTCTCAAAATAGATTTCTCGTGGTAGATATTCCTTATCAAGAAGGACCTCCCCTCGTTGATGAAGAGACTTTTGATTTTCGCTATACAGTAGAAGGTATTTCACCTTGCGTATCCGAACAATCAACAGATGTGAAAGTTTCAGTTGTACGAGAACCTTTTTCTGGTTACGCAAATCAAATAACAATTTGTGAATCTGAAATATTAGCAGGTAACTACGACATGGATATTAATCTTAGAGATGATAATTTTCTAGTTGATGAAGATATAGAAGGATTATGGTCATCTAATAATGATAGTACTGGTCAAATCTCTGGACCTGCAGATAGTGTTATAAATATAAGGGAGATCTATGATGAGCTTTATGCTACTAATCAGCGTTTTGGATGTGAATCTTTTGAGTTTACTTACTCTGTAGAAAGTCGTTCTTCAGTGTGTCAAAGTAAGTCTTCAACAGTAACCTTTGTGATAATGGAATATATTAGACCTTTTGAGCAAGAGGTTGTACCGGAATTCTGTGTGGATGACGAGTCTAATACTACATTAGATCTCTATGATTTGATCAATTTTTCAAATGAAAACGGAGTAGAATACGACTATCCTAACAATATTTGTACGGGGTGGGAATTGGTTTCTGGACCATCAGATTTAGGTTTAAGCGAAAATCTAGGTGAGCTTTGTAGTTTGACTGATTTTAATAGCGATGCATTTTATACTAGTCGTGGAACTATTTTTTTAAGTTCACTTATTTCTAATGCTTCAGCAGGAACTTATGTTTTTCGATTTACTGTAAAAGATTCCTATAACTGTGTTGTATTTCACCCTGAATTAATATACTCAGAATCAGGTGATGATTGTGTCCCATCTGTTAATGCGGAGCACCCATGTAGCGATCAATCTACACTTGTCACTATAATAGTTAACCCAGCAAACTACGCAGGAGAAGACACTGCAGATCTTGAGATTTGTGAAACAGAGAGTCCTTTAGTACTAACGGACTTATTAGAAGTAAATGCTGATGAAGCTCCTATTTATGTAGGTCCAAACGGAGTATGGACTAATACTGCAAATGGAGACGTAGTTGATAATAACTTTGAAATACCTACTATTACAGACTCTCAATTATTCAACTTTGAATATAATACGGTAACAGAAAACGGATGTGAAGACAGTGCTACACTAAGCTTTACTGTTTATGAGCAATACGATCCAGGAGAAAGTGGACCGCTCGCAGTTTGTAGTGATGCAGCTGAGGTTGATCTTTTTACTCTCTTAGGGGGAACTCCAGATACTAACGGTACTTGGTCTGGCCCTGATGGTTTTACAACCACAGATAACGTTGCTCTATTTACACCTGAAACAAGTGTTGAGGGTGCATATATTTATACCGTACCAGCAAATGGAACGTGTCTAGAAGCATCTGCAACGGTAGATGTGACTTTAGGAGATGCAATATATGCAGGGGAAGATACTACGGGTGTTGAGTTATGTAATACAATGACAACTGTAGATTTAATTACACTTCTAGAAGATAACGGCACAGACACTATAGATACTAATGGTGATTGGACTGATAGCTCTGGAGCAGTTATAGTAAATCCATTTATAATACCATCAATTACAGATTCTCAAACTTTTGAGTTTATTTATACTACTGGAGGTGGTGGTTGTGAAGATACAGCGACTTTATCTTTTACAGTTTTTGAGCAAGGTGATGCTGGTATAGATGCAGCTTATGAAACTTGTGAAGATGGAAACACTATAAATCTCTTTACATTATTAGGAGGTACACCAGACATAAATGGAATTTGGTCTGGCCCTAATGGATATACCACTACGGATAATGAAGCTAACTTTGACCCATCTGTAAATGCAGAAGGCTCTTATGTTTACACTATAGCCGCAAATGGTGCTTGTGAAGCGGTAACTGCTACGGTGACGGTTTCATTCTTTGCAACAAATTATGCTGGAGAAGATACTACGGGAGTGGAGCTTTGTGATGATAGTTTTACAAATCCTATTGATCTAATTTCACTATTAGAAACTAACGGGACAGATGTAGTTTACGTTGGAACACAAGGAGTTTGGACAGATACTGTCACTGGCGATGTAGTTAGTAATCCATTTACTGTCCCTGCTGTAGATGGGCAGCAAGTATTTAACTATACATATACAACAACTACAGATGATGGTTGTGGAGATGCAGCAACATTATCGTTTACTGTTTTTGAAAGTAGTAATGCAGGAACTGGAGGTCCTTTTCAGGCTTGTGAGGATGGGGCTGTTGTAGATTTATTTACAATTTTAGGAGGAAGTCCTGATAGTAATGGTAGTTGGTCTGGTCCAGAAGGATATGCTACAGCAGATAATGATGGTTCTATTGACCCAATGACTGCAGTGAGCGGTGACTACGTGTATACCATTGCAGCAAACGGAGCATGTGATGAGGTGAGTGCAACATTATCAGTAACTATTGTGCCTATCTCAAATGCAGGAAATGATATAGATACTTTTGTTTGTGCAGGAGATTACACAACTTCTCTATTTGGATTATTATCTAACGATGCTCAGCTTACTGGAGAATTTATAAACATCGATACATCAGAAACGGTAGTAGATGGATTAATTGATGTGGGAGCCTTAGGTGAAGGCACTTTCTCATATCTATACATAGTTTTTACAGATGCATGTGGTCAGGATGATGCAACTATTACATTTACTATAACACCGGTTATGGCACCTACAGTAGTATTAAATGAGCCTTTTATCTGTATTAATGATGGAGTTACCTTAGGGAATCTTGTTGTTAGTGTAGAAGACTTTGTTTGGTACGCTTCCGCGGAAGGTGGAGATCCTTTACCATTATCTACTTTATTAGTAGATGCGACGACTTACTATGTGAGTGCGGTAGATGACAACGGATGTGAATCACCTAGAGTACCATATCTAGCAGATGTTTTACCACTAAGCGACGGAAGATGTCAGATTCAAATCTCTGATGGAGTGTCAGACAATGATGATGGTCAGAATGACTTCTTAGAATTAGGAACTTTACCAAATATCTTCCCGAATTTTGATATTCAAATTTTCAATAGATACGGAACTATCGTTTACAGAGGAAATAGAAATACGCCACTTTTTGATGGAAGTTCTAATACAGGATCTGGATTAGGTGATCAACTACCTACAGGTGTATATTTTTACATCTTCTATCCTAATGATTCAAACTCAGAACCGATAGACGGATCATTTTACTTAAGTAGATAAAAAAACAACCTCAAGATGAAATTTAAAATATTCATACTAGCGGCATTTTGTAGTTTATCTACGTTTGCTCAACAAGAACCACAGTACACGCAGTACATG
The genomic region above belongs to Dokdonia sp. Dokd-P16 and contains:
- the dnaK gene encoding molecular chaperone DnaK, coding for MSKIIGIDLGTTNSCVAVMEGNEPTVIPNAEGKRTTPSVIAFVEGGEIKVGDPAKRQAVTNPTKTVASIKRFMGNKYSDSTKEADRSAYNVVKGDNDTPRVDIDGRLYTPQELSAMVLQKMKKTAEDYLGQDVTRAVITVPAYFNDSQRQATKEAGEIAGLKVERIINEPTAAALAYGLDKKDTDQKIVVFDFGGGTHDVSILELGDGVFEVLSTDGDTHLGGDDVDQKIIDWLADEFKAEEDMDLRKDPMALQRLKEAAEKAKIELSSSTSTEVNLPYVTATASGPKHLVRTLSRAKFEALIDDLVKRTIEPCQTALKAAGLSTGDIDEIILVGGSTRIPAVQAAVEKFFGKAPSKGVNPDEVVAVGAAIQGGVLTGDVKDVLLLDVTPLSLGIETMGNVFTKLIESNTTIPTKKSQVFSTAADNQPSVDIHVLQGERPMAADNNTIGRFQLTDIPPAQRGVPQIEVVFDIDANGIIKVSAIDKATGKSQDIRIEASSGLSEEEIAKMKAEAEANAESDAKAKETADKINEADGMIFQTEKQLTEFGDKLSDDKKKPIEDALAELKAAYETKSVDAITPALDKINEAWKVASEEMYKAQAEGAGQPGPDVQAGGDAGADTASDVEDVDFEEVK
- a CDS encoding ABC1 kinase family protein, producing MKTIDHIPTNKLQRASKLVTTGVKVGANYAKYYGKKVVNPSLTKDQLNEDNAEDIYDGLKSLKGSALKVAQMLSMEKNIMPKAYVEKFSLSQFSVPPLSAPLVRKTFKKYLGKYPEDLFDTFAAQSVNAASIGQVHQATLNGKKLAVKIQYPGVADSISSDLALVKPIAKKMFNLQGEGKEKFFKEIEDKLLEETDYNLELAQSIAMTEDCAAIPNLTFPKYYEELSSERILTMDWMDGEHLSEFVAHNTSQEAANKLGQALWDFYMYQMHVLKRIHADPHPGNFMVDNDNNLIAIDFGCIKHVPEDFYIPYFELAEPANINNPAVFEEKLYQLEILRKDDDADTVTFFSALFHEMLSLFTQPMQQEDFDFRDSTFFDQIAVLSEKYSKDTEIRKMNGNRGSKHFLYINRTFFGLYNLMHDLKAQIKVNNFKNYIATDSVA
- a CDS encoding TetR family transcriptional regulator C-terminal domain-containing protein — its product is MATTKTPTKKTTAKKKAVTSTMIISAYMDYVLEHGEEPKTIYKFCKDLKIDESEFYQFFGSFDNLKAGIWNAFHTNTVAVLHMDSDYDSYPNKEKMLSYFFTMFELLTANRSYVLFSLDKHKNMLKNMSQLKELRGHLTSYASNLIEAGNDDKNYKITKNPVRLFSEGAWVQFLFLLKYWMSDNSPGFEKTDVAIEKSVNAIFDIFETTPLESIIDFGKFLFKENFGSKS
- a CDS encoding gliding motility-associated C-terminal domain-containing protein, with the protein product MGKLYLFLTLLLCSTVTAFSQCAEVETFTVCDMTVVDGNGDSIPDGIINLYEEFSAITGTTITPADGMWFDPNFNFALDVVTGDLFLWDLDSSSEDIADYQFEFLNGATGCPDDVQFLFNVVLGPYSGTAASTTGGGVNLQVCQTRDRTCPQPTLIDLYETLLSNPSPHLNGTWEYLGSSSNFIAISQNRFLVVDIPYQEGPPLVDEETFDFRYTVEGISPCVSEQSTDVKVSVVREPFSGYANQITICESEILAGNYDMDINLRDDNFLVDEDIEGLWSSNNDSTGQISGPADSVINIREIYDELYATNQRFGCESFEFTYSVESRSSVCQSKSSTVTFVIMEYIRPFEQEVVPEFCVDDESNTTLDLYDLINFSNENGVEYDYPNNICTGWELVSGPSDLGLSENLGELCSLTDFNSDAFYTSRGTIFLSSLISNASAGTYVFRFTVKDSYNCVVFHPELIYSESGDDCVPSVNAEHPCSDQSTLVTIIVNPANYAGEDTADLEICETESPLVLTDLLEVNADEAPIYVGPNGVWTNTANGDVVDNNFEIPTITDSQLFNFEYNTVTENGCEDSATLSFTVYEQYDPGESGPLAVCSDAAEVDLFTLLGGTPDTNGTWSGPDGFTTTDNVALFTPETSVEGAYIYTVPANGTCLEASATVDVTLGDAIYAGEDTTGVELCNTMTTVDLITLLEDNGTDTIDTNGDWTDSSGAVIVNPFIIPSITDSQTFEFIYTTGGGGCEDTATLSFTVFEQGDAGIDAAYETCEDGNTINLFTLLGGTPDINGIWSGPNGYTTTDNEANFDPSVNAEGSYVYTIAANGACEAVTATVTVSFFATNYAGEDTTGVELCDDSFTNPIDLISLLETNGTDVVYVGTQGVWTDTVTGDVVSNPFTVPAVDGQQVFNYTYTTTTDDGCGDAATLSFTVFESSNAGTGGPFQACEDGAVVDLFTILGGSPDSNGSWSGPEGYATADNDGSIDPMTAVSGDYVYTIAANGACDEVSATLSVTIVPISNAGNDIDTFVCAGDYTTSLFGLLSNDAQLTGEFINIDTSETVVDGLIDVGALGEGTFSYLYIVFTDACGQDDATITFTITPVMAPTVVLNEPFICINDGVTLGNLVVSVEDFVWYASAEGGDPLPLSTLLVDATTYYVSAVDDNGCESPRVPYLADVLPLSDGRCQIQISDGVSDNDDGQNDFLELGTLPNIFPNFDIQIFNRYGTIVYRGNRNTPLFDGSSNTGSGLGDQLPTGVYFYIFYPNDSNSEPIDGSFYLSR
- a CDS encoding 3-oxoacyl-ACP synthase III family protein translates to MYNSKITGLGKYVPENVVTNDDLSKLMDTNDEWIQERTGIKERRHIKKGDGNSTAKMGVKAAEIAIERAGLTNKDIDMIVFATLSPDYYFPGCGVQVQHLMGMETVPALDVRNQCSGFIYALATADQFIKSGMYKNVLVIGSENHSGGLDFTTRGRSVSVIFGDGAGAAVLSREEDNSKGVLSSHLHSEGEHALELSLKGPSTEQWVPELIEANPQEDIPYYPYMNGQFVFKNAVVRFSEVIMEGLQKNNLEVSDIDMLIPHQANLRISQFVQKKFKLSDDKVYNNIQKYGNTTAASIPIALTEAWENGKIKEGDTVVLAAFGSGFTWASSIIKW